In a genomic window of Halalkalicoccus sp. CG83:
- a CDS encoding FAD-dependent oxidoreductase, protein MNDDHEVLIVGGGVAGLTAGIFTARAGLETLVIDAGESILRRNAHLENFPGFPVGINPRLFLDMTHAQAEHAGCEFHEGRVTQITDEEERFEVALEDGAVLRTDRVIVSSWSDSSYLETLEVELDRRGTKQFVGTDEDGRTDVEGLYTAGRLAKQYHQTVIAAGHGAQVALTLIHDSDVHFYNDWVVPEGYFTDRGIDVPPGCEEITDEERERRAEEAREAMREWLAEPHPDDPTPHPSLAEE, encoded by the coding sequence TCGTCGGCGGCGGCGTCGCCGGCCTCACCGCCGGGATCTTCACCGCCCGCGCCGGACTGGAGACGCTCGTCATCGACGCCGGCGAGTCGATCCTGCGGCGCAACGCTCATCTCGAGAACTTCCCCGGCTTTCCCGTCGGCATCAACCCGCGGCTCTTCTTGGACATGACGCACGCGCAGGCCGAACACGCGGGTTGCGAGTTCCACGAGGGACGCGTCACCCAGATCACCGACGAGGAGGAACGGTTCGAGGTCGCCCTCGAGGACGGCGCCGTGCTCCGAACCGATCGGGTGATCGTCTCCTCCTGGTCGGACTCGAGCTACCTCGAGACGCTCGAGGTCGAACTCGATCGGCGCGGCACCAAACAGTTCGTCGGCACGGACGAGGACGGACGGACCGACGTCGAGGGCCTGTACACCGCCGGCCGCCTCGCCAAACAGTACCACCAGACCGTCATCGCCGCGGGCCACGGCGCGCAGGTCGCATTGACGCTGATCCACGATTCGGACGTCCACTTCTACAACGACTGGGTCGTCCCGGAGGGCTACTTCACCGACCGGGGCATCGACGTCCCGCCCGGCTGTGAGGAGATCACGGACGAGGAGCGAGAACGCCGCGCCGAGGAGGCCCGCGAGGCGATGCGCGAGTGGCTCGCCGAGCCGCACCCCGACGATCCGACGCCGCACCCGAGCCTGGCCGAGGAGTGA